CATTTTGAATAACCTTAAAGCAGATCGTAAAGCATTGATTGTAGCTCCTAGCTATGATGATAATGTAGCGCTGTCCGCTCGTAATATTCCTGGTGTGAAGTTTGTAGCCGCAGACGGCATTAATGTTCTTGATGTGCTCGGACACGACAAACTGATCATTACGAAGGAAGCAGTTCAGAAGGTAGAGGAGGTGCTCGCGTAATGAAGGATCCTCGTGATATTATCAAGCGTCCGATTATCACCGAACGTACGGCTGGTATGATGAATGACTTGAAATATGTTTTCGAAGTTGATATTCGTTCCAACAAAGTCGAAGTTAAGAAAGCAATCGAAGCGATTTTTAACGTGAAAGTAAGTAACGTTAACACACTTCGTGTTCCTGCAAAACCAAAACGCTACGGACGTCATTCCGGCTATACGAGCGAGTGGAAAAAAGCGTTCGTAACGCTGAGCAAAGACAGTAAGCCGCTTGAGTTTTTTGAAACAGTATAATTGAATCTGTAAAGTAAGGAGGGAAACTCAGTGCCAATTAAAAAGTATAAACCGACGTCCCCGGCCAGACGTGCAATGTCTGTATCTACTTTCGAGGAGATCACAACAAATCAGCCCGAGAAATCGTTGCTGGCACCTCTGAGCAAGCAAGCTGGACGTAATAACCAAGGTAAAATTACAGTTCGTCATCATGGCGGCGGACATAAACGTAAATACCGTATTATTGACTTCAAACGTAACAAAGATGGAATACCGGGCCGCGTTGCTACGATCGAATATGATCCAAACCGTACGTCCAACATCGCACTTATCCACTATGTGGATGGTGAAAAACGTTACATCATCGCTCCTAAAGGTCTGAAAGTAGGAGATGTAGTGGTATCCGGTCCGGACTCCGATATTAAAATCGGTAACTCCTTGCCATTGGAAAACATTCCAGTAGGTACGGTTATCCACAATATCGAATTGAAACCGGGTAAAGGTGGCCAACTTGTTCGTGCTGCTGGTACGGAAGCCCAACTTCTTGGTAAAGAAGAGAAGTATGTTACAATTCGTTTGACTTCTGGTGAAGTGCGTCGCATTCTGAAAGTTTGCCGTGCTACAATCGGATCTGTAGGTAACGAAGACCACGAGCTTGTTAAGATCGGTAAAGCTGGTCGTAGTCGTTGGTTGGGACAACGTCCTGAAGTTCGCGGTGTTGTTATGAACCCTAACGATCACCCACACGGTGGTGGTGAAGGTCGCGCTCCAATCGGACGTAAATCTCCAATGTCTCCATGGGGTAAACCAACCCTTGGTTACAAGACACGTAAAAAAGGCAAAGCATCTGATAAGTACATCGTTCGTCGTCGTACTAAGTAATAAAACGTGCGCTTAAGTCGCACGTTAACATATTAAAGAACGACTACGTTTTAACGAAGGGAGGATTCACAAATGGGTCGCAGTCTCAAAAAAGGACCATTTATTGATGGTTACCTGTTGAAAAAAGTAGAGGTTTTGAACGAGTCTGACAAAAAAGTCGTGATCAAAACTTGGTCCCGTCGCTCTACAATTTTCCCGCAATTTATCGGACACACGTTTGGTGTATATGATGGTCGTAAACACGTGCCTGTATACGTAACGGAAGATATGGTTGGACACAAATTGGGCGAATTCGCTCCAACGCGTACGTACAAAGGCCATACGGATGACGATAAGAAAACAAGAAGATAATCAACACAGCGTAGTGTTTGAGAGGAGGTAACTCAATGGAAGCAAAAGCACATGCTAAATCCGTGCGGATTTCCGCTCGCAAAGTGAAACTTGTTATCGATTTGATTCGTGGCAAGCAGGTAGGTGAGGCGATTGCAATTCTTCGTCACACTCCGAAATCCGCTTCTCCAGTCGTTGAGAAATTGCTGAATTCTGCTATCGCAAATGCAGATCACAACTACTCCATGGACGTAAATAAATTGGTAGTGTCTGAGGTTTTTGTAAACCAAGGTCCTACAATGAAACGGTTCCGCCCGCGTGCAATGGGTCGTGCAAGCCGCATCAATAAACGCACCAGTCATATTACTCTGGTGGTATCTGAAAAATAAGGAGGGAAAACGTGTGGGCCAAAAGGTAAATCCCGTCGGACTCCGAATCGGTATTATTCGTGATTGGGAATCCAAATGGTATGCAGGCAAAGATTTCGGTGATCTTTTGCTAGAAGACGTTAAGATTCGTGAGCATCTGAAGAAAAGATTGAAAGACTCCGCTGTATCCCGTGTTGAAATCGAGAGAGCAGCTAACCGTGTCAACGTAACGATTCACACTGCGAAACCAGGTATGGTTATCGGTAAGGGTGGTTCCGAAGTTGAAAATCTGCGTAATGAAATCACTAAAATCGCAGGCGGTAAAAAGGTACACATCAATATTTCTGAAATTAAAAATCCTGAACTGGATGCAATTCTTGTTGCTGAAAGCATTGCACAACAATTGGAACGTCGTGTTTCTTTCCGTCGTGCGTTGAAACAAGCAATTCAAAGAACTATGCGTTCCGGTGCAAAAGGAATTAAAACTCAAGTAGGCGGACGTCTTGGCGGTGCCGAAATCGCTCGTTCCGAAGGATACAGCGAAGGAACTGTTCCACTGCATACGCTTCGTGCTGACATCGACTACGGTACAGCAGAGGCTCATACTACTTATGGCCGTCTTGGCGTAAAAGTATGGATCTATCGTGGAGAGGTTCTTCCTCCAGCTAAGAAACAAGCTCCTCAGGAAGGAGGCAACTAATCATGTTGGTACCTAAACGCGTAAAACATCGTAAACAACAACGTGGTCATATGAAGGGTCGTGCAAAAGGCGGTACTACACTGAATTTCGGTGAGTACGGTTTGCAAGCTACTGAACCAGCATGGATCACTAACCGTCAAATCGAAGCTGCTCGTATTGCGATGACTCGTTACATCAAACGTGGTGGTAAGGTTTGGATTAAAATATTCCCTGACAAACCAATTACTCAAAAGCCTCTTGAGGTTCGTATGGGTAGTGGTAAAGGTAACGTAGAAAAATGGGTTGCAGTAGTGAAACCAGGTAAGATCATGTTTGAACTTGCTGGTGTACCGGAAGAGATTGCTCGTGAAGCAATGCGTCTTGCCGCTCACAAACTGCCAATCAAAACTAAGTTTGTGAAACGTGAAGAATTGGGTGGTGAAGCAAATGAAGGCTAGTGAATTCCGCAACCTTACCACTGCTGAAATCGAACAAAAGATCTCTGGTTTTAAAGAAGAACTTTTCAACCTTCGTTTTCAACTCGCTACCGGTCAGCTTGATAACCCGACTCGGATCGGTGCTGTGCGTAAGGAAATTGCTCGTGCTAAAACTGTGATCCGTGAAAGAGAACTTGGGATTAGCTAAGATATTAGACCGGGTGGAAATTCCGCCTGTAATTAGGAAGGAGGCCAACAATGAGCGAACGTAATGCCCGTAAAGTATTAGTCGGTAAAGTAGTCAGCGACAAAATGGATAAAACGATTGTGATTGCTGTAGAAACTTACAAAAAACATGATCTCTATCATAAACGCATTAAAGTGACTAAAAAATTCAAAGCTCATGATGAAAACAACACTGCACAAATCGGTGATACTGTTAAAATCATGGAAACTCGTCCTTTGTCCAAAGACAAAAACTGGAGACTGGTCGAAATCGTTGAAAAAGCTGTTATAATCTAATGTAGTGTAGTTTTTCCGAAAGGAGGATAAATAAATGATTCAACCATTTACACGTTTGACTGTAGCTGACAATTCCGGCGCGAAGGAACTGATGTGTATCCGTGTGCTCGGTGGTACGGGACGTCGTACAGCTCAAATTGGTGACCTGATCGTTTGTTCCGTAAAACAAGCAACACCAGGCGGCGTTGTCAAAAAGGGTGATGTAGTAAGAGCGGTTGTCGTTCGCACTAAACGTTCTATCCGCCGTAAAGACGGTTCCTACATCGGATTTGATGAGAACGCAGCAGTGGTCGTTAAAGAAGACAAGAGCCCACGCGGTACTCGTATTTTCGGACCAGTTGCTCGCGAACTTCGTGACAAGGACTTCATGAAAATCGTTTCCTTGGCTCCGGAAGTGATCTAAATTCACCTTAAAATGTGCCCGTAGGAGGTGTACGAAATGCCAAAAGTGAAAAAAGTTCTGGAATCCCATAACAACAAGCTGCACGTCAAAAAAGACGACACTGTTCTGGTGATTACAGGTAAAGATAAAGGTAAAAAAGGTCGCGTTATCGCTGCTTACCCTCGTCAAAACCGTGTGCTTGTGGAAGGTGTTAACATGATTAAAAAACACCAAAAGCCTAATCAGCTGAATCCACAAGGCGGCATCATCGAGAAAGAAGCTCCGATTCACGTTTCCAACGTTATGCACATTGATCCGAAGAGCGGAAAAGTAACTCGTGTGGGTTACAAGGTTTTGGACAACGGAAAAAAAGTGCGCATTGCAAAACGTTCAGGCGAAGTGATCGACTAATTATTTTTTTGAAGAAAGGAGGACTATGATTC
This window of the Paenibacillus polymyxa genome carries:
- the rplW gene encoding 50S ribosomal protein L23, encoding MKDPRDIIKRPIITERTAGMMNDLKYVFEVDIRSNKVEVKKAIEAIFNVKVSNVNTLRVPAKPKRYGRHSGYTSEWKKAFVTLSKDSKPLEFFETV
- the rplB gene encoding 50S ribosomal protein L2; this translates as MPIKKYKPTSPARRAMSVSTFEEITTNQPEKSLLAPLSKQAGRNNQGKITVRHHGGGHKRKYRIIDFKRNKDGIPGRVATIEYDPNRTSNIALIHYVDGEKRYIIAPKGLKVGDVVVSGPDSDIKIGNSLPLENIPVGTVIHNIELKPGKGGQLVRAAGTEAQLLGKEEKYVTIRLTSGEVRRILKVCRATIGSVGNEDHELVKIGKAGRSRWLGQRPEVRGVVMNPNDHPHGGGEGRAPIGRKSPMSPWGKPTLGYKTRKKGKASDKYIVRRRTK
- the rpsS gene encoding 30S ribosomal protein S19, whose protein sequence is MGRSLKKGPFIDGYLLKKVEVLNESDKKVVIKTWSRRSTIFPQFIGHTFGVYDGRKHVPVYVTEDMVGHKLGEFAPTRTYKGHTDDDKKTRR
- the rplV gene encoding 50S ribosomal protein L22, encoding MEAKAHAKSVRISARKVKLVIDLIRGKQVGEAIAILRHTPKSASPVVEKLLNSAIANADHNYSMDVNKLVVSEVFVNQGPTMKRFRPRAMGRASRINKRTSHITLVVSEK
- the rpsC gene encoding 30S ribosomal protein S3 produces the protein MGQKVNPVGLRIGIIRDWESKWYAGKDFGDLLLEDVKIREHLKKRLKDSAVSRVEIERAANRVNVTIHTAKPGMVIGKGGSEVENLRNEITKIAGGKKVHINISEIKNPELDAILVAESIAQQLERRVSFRRALKQAIQRTMRSGAKGIKTQVGGRLGGAEIARSEGYSEGTVPLHTLRADIDYGTAEAHTTYGRLGVKVWIYRGEVLPPAKKQAPQEGGN
- the rplP gene encoding 50S ribosomal protein L16 encodes the protein MLVPKRVKHRKQQRGHMKGRAKGGTTLNFGEYGLQATEPAWITNRQIEAARIAMTRYIKRGGKVWIKIFPDKPITQKPLEVRMGSGKGNVEKWVAVVKPGKIMFELAGVPEEIAREAMRLAAHKLPIKTKFVKREELGGEANEG
- the rpmC gene encoding 50S ribosomal protein L29, with the protein product MKASEFRNLTTAEIEQKISGFKEELFNLRFQLATGQLDNPTRIGAVRKEIARAKTVIRERELGIS
- the rpsQ gene encoding 30S ribosomal protein S17, which encodes MSERNARKVLVGKVVSDKMDKTIVIAVETYKKHDLYHKRIKVTKKFKAHDENNTAQIGDTVKIMETRPLSKDKNWRLVEIVEKAVII
- the rplN gene encoding 50S ribosomal protein L14; protein product: MIQPFTRLTVADNSGAKELMCIRVLGGTGRRTAQIGDLIVCSVKQATPGGVVKKGDVVRAVVVRTKRSIRRKDGSYIGFDENAAVVVKEDKSPRGTRIFGPVARELRDKDFMKIVSLAPEVI
- the rplX gene encoding 50S ribosomal protein L24, whose protein sequence is MPKVKKVLESHNNKLHVKKDDTVLVITGKDKGKKGRVIAAYPRQNRVLVEGVNMIKKHQKPNQLNPQGGIIEKEAPIHVSNVMHIDPKSGKVTRVGYKVLDNGKKVRIAKRSGEVID